Part of the Thermococcus barossii genome is shown below.
GTGGAACCAACATAGTCACGGACATAGTGTTCGACTACCGTGGCTACGATACCCTCGGAGAGGCCACCGTTCTTTTTACAGCCATCGCGGGGGCGGTTGCGCTCCTCAGGCCCTGGAGGAGGGATGAGCATGAGGAGTGACATGGGTCTTATAGTCAAGACCACCGCGAGGGCCACCATTCCGCTCATAGGAATCTTCGGTGCCTACGTTGTTTCCCACGGTCACCTCACGCCGGGAGGCGGCTTCCAGGGAGGGGCGACCATAGCGGGAGCCGGGATACTGTTCCTCATTGCCTTTGGACTGGGTGAGATGAAGAGACGCTACAATCACCACCTCTACTCGGCCCTTGAGGGCCTCGGAGGTCTTGTCTTCCTCGGAGCGGCGATGCTCGGCCTGGGAGTTGCGTTCTTCTACAACACGCTGTGGCACAACGGGCCGGTCTTCAACGGCCAGCCTGGAACGCTGCTCTCAGCGGGTTACCTGCCGATAATG
Proteins encoded:
- a CDS encoding Na(+)/H(+) antiporter subunit B yields the protein MRSDMGLIVKTTARATIPLIGIFGAYVVSHGHLTPGGGFQGGATIAGAGILFLIAFGLGEMKRRYNHHLYSALEGLGGLVFLGAAMLGLGVAFFYNTLWHNGPVFNGQPGTLLSAGYLPIMNLAVGLKVFAGLVSAMVAIAAFRRWEE